One genomic region from Quercus robur chromosome 4, dhQueRobu3.1, whole genome shotgun sequence encodes:
- the LOC126721908 gene encoding uncharacterized protein LOC126721908, with protein MDPIVLFLKDDILPEEKGEADKVRRKASWFWQSEDQKLYKRSFSGPYLLCVHPEAVEPLLEELHEGICGSHTGGRSLSHRALTQGCWWLSMQKEAQKYVKKCDQCRRSIRETPFSMTYGAEAVIPLETGFPTLRTSLFTLENNDNFLEKSMDLIEEQWESAMVQLAYY; from the exons atggatcctatTGTGCTATTTCTTAAGGATGACATCTTGCCCGAGGAGAAAGGGGAAGCTGATAAGGTGCGAAGGAAAGCTTCTTGGTTCTGGCAATCTGAGGATCAAAAACTGTACAAGCGCTCATTTTCTGGACCCTATTTACTATGTGTTCACCCTGAGGCAGTGGAGCCACTCTTAGAGGAGTTACACGAAggcatttgtggaagtcacacaggGGGCAGATCACTATCTCATAGGGCTCTTACACAAGGATGTTGGTGGCTGAGTATGCAAAAAGAAGCACAAaagtatgtgaagaagtgtgaccaatgtcGAAG GTCAATAAGGGAGACGCCTttctcaatgacttatggggctgaggctgtGATTCCTCTggaaactggattcccaacACTGAGGACAAGCTTGTTCACTCTGGAGAACAATGACAACTTCCTAGAGAAAAGCATGGATCTAATTG